The nucleotide window CCCAAAGCGGCGATGGCTCGCAATCTGGGAAGCCACGATGTTCGAACGTATCTCCCTGCCGCCGATGACAACGGCAGCCGCCGTCTCGTCACAGGAAGTTTCAATGGCCAGAATGGTCGCCGGTTCCACCGTCATTCTCCTCAAAAAAATGTTTCCACATTATAATGGCGTCTTCACGGTTGTCGTTATAATACCCTTTACGTATGCCGGCGCGGCAAAAACCGAGGCGTTCGTAAAGGCGCTGGGCCGGCAAATTGGACACCCGCACCTCCAGGGTCATCCTGTCGGCGCCCAGGCGAACGGCTTCCTGCATCAGTACCTTGAGGAGGACCTCCCCCAGGCGCCGGCCGCGGTAGCGGGGATGGACGGCCACGTTGGTAACATGGGCTTCGTCGAGGATAATCCACATGCCGGCATAGCCCACAACCTGGCGTCCGGCCAGGGCCACATAATAGTAGGCGAAGTTATTGTTATATATTTCGTTCAAAAATGAGTGGCGCGTCCAGGGTGTGGGGAAGGAAACCCGTTCGATGGCCAGCACCCCATCCAGGTATTCGCCCGTCATGGGCTGAATACACACCTCTAAGGGTTCTGCCTCTCCGCCGGTGAGGGGCGGAGGTAAAGAGGCTTTAACCGGAAAAGATCGTCCGGCCCGTCTGTCTGCAGCCGTTTCCGACCCAGCATGGCAATTTGCGCCGCCCGCGGTAGTATGCCGGTGGAGGGAAGAAACCGTGCCGAGGGACCCAGCTGTCGCCATACTTCCAAGTATGGTTCTACGCCATCGCCTAAAAAATAAACCGGCATATTGTAAGATTTTAATGAGGCTGCCAGGGAATAAGGTTCCACGGCCTGATACGGTGTTAAGCGGCATAACTCTCCCTCCTGCCAGCGATAAAGGGCCGTATACACCTCCCGGCGGCGGGCATAAAGGACCGGGCAGACAAGGCCCGGCACCTCCCAGGCGTTCCAGGCCAGGCCATCCAGGGTGGGTACGCCGGCCACCGGTTTTTGCAAGGCGTGGGCCAGACCTTTAATGGTGGCCAAACCGATACGCAGGCCGGTGAAGGAGCCCGGTCCTAGGGCTACGGCCAAGCCGTCGAGTTCGGCCGGTTTTACCCCTGCTTCCTGGAGGAGGGCGGCGATCATGGGGAGTAGACGCTGGGAGTGATTTTTCCGGGTATTAAAAAACGTCTCGGCCACCAGCCGGTTGTCGTCTATTAAGGCCACCCCGGCAACCTGGGTGGCGCTGTCAAGCCCCAGGACCAGCAAGTTTTTTCAACTCCTCCAGAATGCGGACATAACGCGCGCCCCGGCCCGTTAGCACGGCGTAACGCCCCCCTTCAGGCCCGTACTCCAGGGAAACCTCCAGGTATTCGGGAGGCAAAAGCTCCTCCCCTAACAGCCTTCCCCACTCGACCGCCGTCACTCCGCCCCCGTAAAAATATTCATCTAATCCCAGTTCCAGAGCGGCTTCGGGATCCTCCAGGCGGTAAACGTCGACGTGGAAAAAGGGAATTCGTCCTTCATACTCCTGGATGAGGGTAAAAGAGGGACTGGTGATCCTTCCCTTTACTTCCAGGCCCCGGGCTAGGCCCTGGGCCAGGGTGGTCTTGCCGGCGCCCAGTTCGCCGGTGAGGATCACTACATCGCCCGGTTCCAAAAGTCCGCCGAGAACCCGGCCCAGTTCCCGCGTAGCCATTTCGTCCTTCAGCCATATCCGCACGAACGTCACCGTTAAACCTCAAATTCCAGGGACAGCTGTTCCCTTTGCAAGGCGCAATATACTGCCCGCAGTTTTTTAAAATCCTCCCACACAGGTCGTTTCTTCGCCGCATCCCTGAGCAGCGCCGCCGGATGAAAGGTGGGCAAATAGCGAATGCCCTCCCTCATGATCCATCTTCCCCGCAGCCTGGTAATGCTGGCCCCTGGGGCGATGAGCGCCCTGGTGGCCACCGCCCCCAGGCAGACGATGATTTGGGGCTTTATAAGTTTAATCTGGGCCTTTAGAATCGGCAGACAGGTCTGCACTTCACCGGGAAGGGGCTGGCGGTTGCCCGGCGGCCGGCACTTGACGACATTTGTTATATATAATTCTTCCCTTTTAAAGCCTGCGGCAACCAGGATGCGGTCGAGGAGCTCACCTGCCGCGCCTACAAAGGGCCGGCCCAGTTCGTCTTCCCGGGCCCCGGGCCCTTCGCCGACCAGCATTATAGCTGCCCGGGGGTTGCCTTCACCAAAGACCACCCTCCGGGCCCCCTGTCTTAAGGCACAACCCCGGCAGGCCAGGGTTCTGCGGCACAGGGTATCCAGATCCATAAAACAACACCTTATAGGTTACTTCTACTTATAATGCCATATTCCTGCCAAACTAACGCCGCGCCCGCCGGACGGCGGACAACAATTCCCTTGCGGCGGCGGCAACGTCCGGGGCGCCGATCACCGCCGAGACGACGGCCACGCCGTCGGCTCCGGCCGCGATAACCTCGGCGACGTTCCCTGCATCTATACCCCCTATGGCTACTATGGGTACGTCTACAGCCGCGCGTATGGCCTTCAGTCCCGCCAGGCCGATGGGTTCGCCGGCGTCTCCCTTGCTTTTGGTGGCGAAGATGCTGCCGACACCCAGGTAATCCGCTCCGTCGGCCACCGCCTGACGGGCCTCAAGCACCGTCCCCGTCGACACCCCCAGGATTTTCCCGGGACCCAGGAGCTTCCGCGCCACCTGTGCCGGCAAATCCTCCTGGCCGATATGCAGGCCGTCGGCATCCACCGCCAGGGCCACATCCAGTCGATCGTTGACGATAAAGGCCGCTCCTGCGGCCCGGGTGAGGGTCCGGATTTCCCGGCCCAGTTCCACCATTTCTCGGGCAGGCATATCCTTTTCCCGCAGCTGGATGGCCGTCGCTCCGCCGGCCAGGGCCTGGCGCACCAGCTCCAGTGTCGGCCGGCCTCCTCCGAGTTTGGTCGTAATGACCACATACAGATCCCATGAAGCCATGGTCCTTTCTCCTTCCAGAAAGTATAAAAGCCACCTGCCGTGTAGTTCAGGCGGCCTTTCTCCTCCTTAATGTAATCACCGCACCGCTTTTCTACCGTCAAACACCTCTTCCGGCAGGACGGCCTTTACCTTGGCCTTTAACTCCTCAAGGTCGAAGGGTTTATAGATAAAGTCGTCGGCCCCCATACGGCGAATTTCATCTACCGCCTCCACTTCCACATAGGCCGACATGATAATTACAGCCGTTTGCGGCGCTATGGTTTTGATGCGGGGCAGGGTTTCCAGTCCGCCCATTACGGGCATCCTCACATCCATCAATACCACATCGGGCCGCCAGCGTTCCACCTGGCGCAGGGCATCCCTCCCATTAACCGCCGTTGCCACCTGATATCCTTCTTCTTGAAAGGCCAGCTGCAACAAGGTCCGGACACCGCGCTGATCATCCACCACCAGCATTCTTGCCACTCTTTTACATCCTCCGGCTTCTACAGCAATTAAAATTTCCCCGGTACAATATTCTTATTCGACATCCGTTGACCATTTCCTTGTAACTCAGGAAAAAAATATACAGGAAAACGCTAACCTGCAAAAGGTATCGACATAATTTTCTAATAGAAACCGTCGAATGGCCGAACCCGGTGATACCAGCTCCTCAGCTCATATCTCTACTAATCCGAGGCTGATCTCGATGGCGCGGTTGACCTTTTCCAGGGTTTCTTCATCAAGGACGGCAATCTTTTGTTTAAGACGGCTTTTATCAATTGTACGGATCTGTTCTAAAAGGATGACCGAATCCCGTTCCAGGCCGCTCTTGGCCGCGCTTATTTCTACATGGGTGGGCAATTTCGCCTTGGCGATTTGGGAAGTTATAGCGGCAACGATGGTGGTGGGGCTGTATTGGTTGCCGATGTCGTTTTGAATGATGAGCACCGGCCGGGTTCCCCCCTGCTCGGAGCCGACAACCGGATTTAGATGGGCGTAAAAGACGTCTCCGCGTCGTACCAGCATTTTATTTGCACTCCGCCAACCTGTCGTCGTAATGTTTTTGGGCTTCATTTTCTACCTCATAGTGTTCCACGGCAAGGGCCAGGTTAATTGAAGCCATTTCCTGGTAACCACGCTTCATCTGTTCCCGGATACTGCGGCGTTTGCGTTCGGTAATATACAACTTCATGGCCTCGCGAATAAATTCACTCCTATTACGCCTTTCCATGGTCGCCAGGCCGTCGACCTCGGCCAGGAGGCTCTCGGGTAAGCTGATCATGATTCTTTTGACACCCGGCAAGAAAAGGCACCTCCTACTGGGGGGTAACAATATTGCCGTCATGATATAACTAATTATAGCGGTAATAGATTACCAACGCAAGGCCAAAAGAAAGCTTTTATCTATATACCCGCGGCACCCTCCCGGAAATAAGGCAAAGGATTTCGTAGTTTATCGTACCCATCCAGGCGGCCACTTCCTCCACGGACAAAACCTCTCCGTCCTGGCTGCCGAAGAGGACTACTTCATCACCGACCCGCACATCCGGTATAGCACTGACGTCTATCATACATTGATCCATGCAGACCCGGCCGACCACTGGCGCCCTACGTCCTCGGATCAGTACCTCGGCCCGGTTGGAAAGAAGGCGTGAATAGCCGTCGGCGTAGCCCACCGGCAAAGTGGCTATTCTGGCGGGTGCCGGCGTGCGGTAGGTGCAGCCGTAGCTAATATAGGTTCCAGCCGGTACCTCCTTTACCAGAACGACCCTAGTCTTCAACGCCATGGCCGGCCGGAGTTCGATGCGCTTTTTGTCAACTTCCGGCGAGGGATAATGGCCGTACAGGATAATACCCGCCCGTACCAGGTTGAAATGGGTTTCCGGCAGGTCGATGATGGCGCCGCTGTTGGCCGCGTGGCACCAGGGAAAAGTTACTCCCTTTTCTTCCAACTCGCCGACTACCTTGCGGAACAACTGCAGCTGCCTTAAGGTGTAGGTCTTGTCGGCCGCGTCAGCGGCGGCAAAGTGGGTAAAAATGCCTTCCAGCAAAACATTCGGCAGCCCGGCGATGGCCAGAACTTCTTCAACCGCCCGCTCCGGCAAAAAGCCCAGCCGCCCCATGCCGGTGTCGATTTTTATATGCAGCCGCGCCTTTGTACCGGCAACAGCGGCGGCCGCATCCAAAGCCCGGGCCTGTTCCCGGCTAAAAACCGTCTGGGAAAGGTCGGCGGCCACCACCCGTCCGGCGTCTTCGGCCGGGGTGTAACCTAAAATAAGGAGGGGGGCGGTAATCCCCTCCTCCCGTAATGCCAGAGCTTCGTCCAGGGTGGCCACCCCCAGCCAGGTCACGCCGTTGGCCAGGGCCGTCCTGGCCACCGGCACGGCCCCGTGGCCGTAAGCGTTGGCTTTGACCACCGCCATGAGTTCGGTATGGGGAGACAATATCTTTTTTATAGCCCGGACGTTATGGGCAATGGCTTCGAGATCAACCTCGGCCCAAACCGGCCGCGTCACCGGCATCCACCTCCAAATTGCGAAAAGCCGCCGGTAAAAAGTTCAACAAATCTCCCGCCATGAGGGCATGCTGGCCAAGGGCCGCCCGCCCCAGATCCCCGGCCACTCCATGCAGGTAAGCCCCCAGGGCTGCGGCCGTCCCCGGCTCCAGTCCCTGGGCTATAAGGCCGGCAATAATGCCCGTCAAGACGTCGCCGCTGCCGGCGGTGGCCATCCCGGGATTGCCGGTAGGATTAATAAAGGTCTGCCCGTCGGGCCAGGCGACTATAGTGCGGGCTCCTTTAAGGAGGAGGGCCACCCGCCATTCCCGGGCGTATCTCCTGGCCGTTTCCAGGCGTTCCTCCTGGACCCTGGCCGCAGTCGTGCCAATAAGGCGGGCCATTTCACCCGGATGGGGGGTCAACACCAGGGGCCCGTGATTGCCGGCAAGTATACCGGGGTCCGTTGCCAGGGCGTTGAGGGCATCGGCATCCACCACCGCCGGGACTTTGAGATGCGGCAGCAATTCTTTCACCAGCTCCACCGTGGCCGGTTCCCGGGAAAGGCCGGGGCCCAGGGCCAGCACGTTACATTGGTCCAAACGCTCCAGGATGGGATTCAGTGCTTCCCGGCTTAAAGTCCCCGCCGCCGTCTCCGGCAGGGGACAGGTCATCACTTCCGTAGTCTTCGTTTCTAAAATTTCATGGAGGCTTTTAGGCACGGCCGCCGTGACCAAGCCGGCGCCCGCCCTTAAAGCCGCCGTGGCCGTTAAAGTAATGGCACCCGTGAGGCCCGGCGAACCGCCCACGGCCAGAACGTGGCCGTAGACGCCTTTGTGGGCGTCGGTTTTACGCCCGGGCAGGTTGGCCCGGCACCAGTCTGCCGTCAGCAGATGGGTTTTCAAACCCTGATCTTCAACGAGTTTTCGGGGAATACCGATGTCGGCCACTTCCAGACGCCCGGTGAAGCTGGCCCCCGGTTCGACGACCAGCCCCAGTTTGGGCAGGGCGAAGGTTACCGTCCAGGTGGCCTGGATGCAGGGACCAAAAATCCGGCCGGTATCAGCTTCCAGGCCCGAGGGAACGTCGACGGCCAC belongs to Moorella humiferrea and includes:
- a CDS encoding type II toxin-antitoxin system PemK/MazF family toxin, producing MLVRRGDVFYAHLNPVVGSEQGGTRPVLIIQNDIGNQYSPTTIVAAITSQIAKAKLPTHVEISAAKSGLERDSVILLEQIRTIDKSRLKQKIAVLDEETLEKVNRAIEISLGLVEI
- a CDS encoding uracil-DNA glycosylase — its product is MDLDTLCRRTLACRGCALRQGARRVVFGEGNPRAAIMLVGEGPGAREDELGRPFVGAAGELLDRILVAAGFKREELYITNVVKCRPPGNRQPLPGEVQTCLPILKAQIKLIKPQIIVCLGAVATRALIAPGASITRLRGRWIMREGIRYLPTFHPAALLRDAAKKRPVWEDFKKLRAVYCALQREQLSLEFEV
- a CDS encoding NAD(P)H-hydrate dehydratase, translating into MYLVTAAEMGQLDRLASSEYLIPSIVLMENAGLRVVESIRRHFQERVKNRRILIFCGKGNNGGDGLVVARHLLNQGAEVKVFLLARPEDMRGDARTNLEIYQKMGGRLYPILGENHLQRADIALLYADLVVDAIFGTGFKGAALGLPASVITMINKANRHTVAVDVPSGLEADTGRIFGPCIQATWTVTFALPKLGLVVEPGASFTGRLEVADIGIPRKLVEDQGLKTHLLTADWCRANLPGRKTDAHKGVYGHVLAVGGSPGLTGAITLTATAALRAGAGLVTAAVPKSLHEILETKTTEVMTCPLPETAAGTLSREALNPILERLDQCNVLALGPGLSREPATVELVKELLPHLKVPAVVDADALNALATDPGILAGNHGPLVLTPHPGEMARLIGTTAARVQEERLETARRYAREWRVALLLKGARTIVAWPDGQTFINPTGNPGMATAGSGDVLTGIIAGLIAQGLEPGTAAALGAYLHGVAGDLGRAALGQHALMAGDLLNFLPAAFRNLEVDAGDAAGLGRG
- the tsaE gene encoding tRNA (adenosine(37)-N6)-threonylcarbamoyltransferase complex ATPase subunit type 1 TsaE, with amino-acid sequence MTFVRIWLKDEMATRELGRVLGGLLEPGDVVILTGELGAGKTTLAQGLARGLEVKGRITSPSFTLIQEYEGRIPFFHVDVYRLEDPEAALELGLDEYFYGGGVTAVEWGRLLGEELLPPEYLEVSLEYGPEGGRYAVLTGRGARYVRILEELKKLAGPGA
- the rimI gene encoding ribosomal protein S18-alanine N-acetyltransferase — encoded protein: MTGEYLDGVLAIERVSFPTPWTRHSFLNEIYNNNFAYYYVALAGRQVVGYAGMWIILDEAHVTNVAVHPRYRGRRLGEVLLKVLMQEAVRLGADRMTLEVRVSNLPAQRLYERLGFCRAGIRKGYYNDNREDAIIMWKHFFEENDGGTGDHSGH
- the alr gene encoding alanine racemase; protein product: MPVTRPVWAEVDLEAIAHNVRAIKKILSPHTELMAVVKANAYGHGAVPVARTALANGVTWLGVATLDEALALREEGITAPLLILGYTPAEDAGRVVAADLSQTVFSREQARALDAAAAVAGTKARLHIKIDTGMGRLGFLPERAVEEVLAIAGLPNVLLEGIFTHFAAADAADKTYTLRQLQLFRKVVGELEEKGVTFPWCHAANSGAIIDLPETHFNLVRAGIILYGHYPSPEVDKKRIELRPAMALKTRVVLVKEVPAGTYISYGCTYRTPAPARIATLPVGYADGYSRLLSNRAEVLIRGRRAPVVGRVCMDQCMIDVSAIPDVRVGDEVVLFGSQDGEVLSVEEVAAWMGTINYEILCLISGRVPRVYR
- the tsaB gene encoding tRNA (adenosine(37)-N6)-threonylcarbamoyltransferase complex dimerization subunit type 1 TsaB is translated as MLVLGLDSATQVAGVALIDDNRLVAETFFNTRKNHSQRLLPMIAALLQEAGVKPAELDGLAVALGPGSFTGLRIGLATIKGLAHALQKPVAGVPTLDGLAWNAWEVPGLVCPVLYARRREVYTALYRWQEGELCRLTPYQAVEPYSLAASLKSYNMPVYFLGDGVEPYLEVWRQLGPSARFLPSTGILPRAAQIAMLGRKRLQTDGPDDLFRLKPLYLRPSPAERQNP
- the thiE gene encoding thiamine phosphate synthase; protein product: MASWDLYVVITTKLGGGRPTLELVRQALAGGATAIQLREKDMPAREMVELGREIRTLTRAAGAAFIVNDRLDVALAVDADGLHIGQEDLPAQVARKLLGPGKILGVSTGTVLEARQAVADGADYLGVGSIFATKSKGDAGEPIGLAGLKAIRAAVDVPIVAIGGIDAGNVAEVIAAGADGVAVVSAVIGAPDVAAAARELLSAVRRARR
- a CDS encoding response regulator — its product is MLVVDDQRGVRTLLQLAFQEEGYQVATAVNGRDALRQVERWRPDVVLMDVRMPVMGGLETLPRIKTIAPQTAVIIMSAYVEVEAVDEIRRMGADDFIYKPFDLEELKAKVKAVLPEEVFDGRKAVR
- a CDS encoding CopG family ribbon-helix-helix protein, whose translation is MISLPESLLAEVDGLATMERRNRSEFIREAMKLYITERKRRSIREQMKRGYQEMASINLALAVEHYEVENEAQKHYDDRLAECK